The following are encoded in a window of Nomia melanderi isolate GNS246 chromosome 6, iyNomMela1, whole genome shotgun sequence genomic DNA:
- the nord gene encoding neuron derived neurotrophic factor nord encodes MIRHVCQIGFLLVSVSVFARQGTGCAFCEPLSQQQSQLRQLEQLSQHQGYRTIGSPRPFGAERPTRVEEFNRTGVLHPEYQIPATLRPGNVSQFYYLSPREGPPLTLLVSPCSGPISWTVSYVEPPENTEESEGAKSQTRWPVKTLKPGSPLFTYQGAEDQNFTIPKTRAGLYWFEIKSVDPPDANLQKLIPSTVLLYATSSGLDHIPEWYMNERESRHRSLRFQQRRSKRRLTISWNKSNIDPHLSRYCLAVTSGSQPHPLTLCAAQNILHVHAHPTKGSSSSKEQQHRGVPEGLHCVRQTKLTLHRMKYDTTYNFTLYVVNTRNNVSNRVATDTIRFRKTPELILRTGGYTTASLRKTDGFVNFRYRPPENTSSTFHILACGGGIVKAKLTAPGILREKEVVGYASLRVPPLTSGKAYTLRISATPQELARVFAIKVLATQESSTIFPQIPSRSAPREYRSLRTCHGVTVGVESAGAAKYCILARELRSSTSLASVTTIPDQCGLHRRRRSEYIFEVCEEKLSPPKDRALPFTLTRMQPGKAYLLQITAQLKGQSLSYPLLGVRTRRTCIHRTNSSHEINKNNQ; translated from the exons ATGATCCGTCACGTATGCCAAATAGGTTTCCTCCTCGTGTCTGTGTCAGTGTTCGCGCGTCAAGGCACCGGTTGCGCGTTCTGCGAGCCGCTCTCGCAGCAACAGTCCCAGCTACGCCAGCTAGAGCAGCTGTCCCAGCACCAGGGATACAGGACGATCGGCAGCCCTAGGCCTTTCGGCGCCGAGCGTCCCACAAGGGTGGAGGAGTTCAACAGGACCGGCGTGCTCCACCCCGAGTACCAGATACCGGCCACCCTTCGACCCGGCAATGTATCTCA GTTCTATTACCTGAGTCCACGCGAAGGTCCACCCCTAACGTTGCTCGTTAGCCCTTGTAGCGGACCAATATCATGGACGGTTAGTTACGTCGAACCACCTGAAAACACCGAAGAGTCCGAGGGAGCAAAAT CGCAAACACGATGGCCGGTGAAGACTCTGAAGCCAGGCTCCCCTCTTTTTACGTACCAGGGCGCGGAGGATCAAAATTTTACGATACCGAAGACACGTGCCGGACTTTATTGGTTCGAAATTAAATCCGTGGACCCTCCCGACGCCAATTTGCAAAAATTAATACCGAGCACGGTGCTTCTGTACGCGACGTCCAGCGGTTTGGATCATATTCCCGAGTGGTACATGAACGAAAGAGAAAGTCGCCACCGTTCATTGAGATTTCAACAGCGGAGAAGTAAACGTCGACTCACCATCTCTTGGAACAAAAG CAATATCGACCCTCACCTGTCACGCTACTGTTTAGCGGTGACATCGGGTTCTCAACCTCAcccgttaactctttgcgcggCGCAGAACATTCTCCATGTTCACGCACATCCGACGAAGGGCAGTTCTTCCTCCAAGGAACAACAACACCGCGGTGTTCCGGAAGGACTTCACTGCGTGCGTCAAACGAAATTGACGCTGCACAGGATGAAGTACGATACTACGTACAATTTCACGTTATACGTG GTAAATACACGGAATAACGTTTCAAATCGGGTAGCCACTGATACCATACGATTTCGTAAAACTCCAGAGTTAATTTTACGCACTGGGGGTTATACCACGGCCAGTTTACGCAAGACCGATGGATTTGTCAACTTCAGATATCGTCCACCGGAAAATACATCGAGTACCTTCCATATTTTAGCGTGCGGCGGTGGCATTGTCAAAGCGAAATTAACTGCGCCAGGAATTTTAAGG GAAAAAGAAGTAGTAGGATATGCATCATTAAGGGTGCCACCCTTAACTTCAGGAAAAGCATACACATTGCGGATATCCGCTACACCGCAGGAGTTAGCACGAGTGTTTGCCATTAAGGTATTAGCTACCCAAGAATCATCGACGATATTCCCACAG ATACCATCCAGAAGCGCACCGCGAGAGTATAGATCCCTGAGGACCTGTCACGGGGTAACCGTAGGGGTGGAATCGGCGGGCGCAGCGAAGTATTGCATTCTGGCGCGGGAATTAAGAAGTTCAACGTCGTTGGCCAGTGTAACCACGATTCCGGACCAATGTGGTCTTCATCGTCGACGACGTTCCGAGTATATATTCGAAGTGTGCGAAGAGAAGCTAAGCCCGCCAAAAGACCGCGCACTACCCTTCACCTTAACGCGCATGCAGCCAGGCAAGGCTTACCTCTTACAAATCACTGCGCAGCTGAAAGGTCAATCGTTGTCCTATCCGTTACTAGGGGTACGCACTCGACGTACTTGTATACATCGCACGAACAGTTcccatgaaataaataaaaataaccaaTGA